One Candidatus Cloacimonadota bacterium DNA window includes the following coding sequences:
- a CDS encoding agmatine deiminase family protein, with amino-acid sequence MRERLILMILILTFALNLSATFDLIKMTEEWFRDNPESLPQWMTPEEMARIDEIGTRIDPTDPPSTPVRNVAEFEPMTGVLIRYPLGIPVSLVAHISQHATIVTIVSSTSVQNQAINAYNNGSVNLANCEFMIAPTDSYWTRDYGPFFIFDGNNELGVVNFSYNRPRPNDDNIPVVFANQYDLPLYGMNILHTGGNFMSNSFGTGAASHIVYTENSSYTHQQIDQFVEDYMGITEHLVIPDPNGTYINHIDCWAKFLAPDKVLVRSVPTNHSQYNQIEGVVDYFETLTSPYGTPYRIYRVYTPNNQPYTNSVIVNDKVYVPIMNSTWDNAALASYEDAMPGYEVVGFYSSSWVSTDAIHCRVKEIADSGMLYIRHLPFLGEQPYNTEYVIDAYIFPYSGEALYADSLKVYYKINSGQYQSVPLVTTNDYNFTAALTEFTAGDTLSYYLYASDGSGRTAKHPFIGAPDPHNFVVGYESTSPTILHNPITEVYLNDLPVAVEAEVTDPSGIVSVELEYRINGEESQFLQFDNINGDSYTCDFGQDLNVEDLVEYKIIATNMLVPAQTSYLPAEGWFSFIIDIRQVTEPVFDPEQGLYEETINVTIGCDTQGAVIYYTLDESIPDEESLLYTEPILISESVIIKAIAVLDLFLPSEIATAEYMIEEVSTDDIPIVASYRLFPAYPNPFNPTVNISFSLPEATFVSLEIFNIQGKKISTLIADYYFQGDHSLIWNGRDSLGKEIAAGVYFYRITTAEFAETRKMILLK; translated from the coding sequence ATGAGAGAAAGATTAATATTAATGATTTTAATTTTGACATTTGCTCTGAATCTTTCAGCGACTTTTGACTTAATTAAAATGACCGAAGAATGGTTTCGGGACAACCCTGAGTCGTTACCCCAATGGATGACTCCCGAGGAAATGGCACGAATAGATGAGATAGGCACAAGAATTGATCCCACTGATCCACCATCAACTCCCGTCCGTAACGTAGCAGAGTTTGAACCAATGACCGGAGTTTTAATCCGTTATCCATTGGGTATTCCGGTAAGCTTGGTAGCTCATATATCTCAACACGCAACGATTGTTACCATAGTCAGCAGTACCAGTGTACAAAATCAAGCAATAAATGCCTATAATAATGGCAGTGTCAACTTGGCTAATTGTGAATTTATGATTGCTCCCACAGATTCTTATTGGACAAGGGATTATGGTCCATTTTTCATCTTTGATGGTAACAATGAACTTGGCGTAGTAAATTTCTCGTATAACAGGCCCAGGCCAAACGATGATAATATTCCCGTAGTTTTTGCTAATCAATATGATTTACCTTTATATGGCATGAATATTTTACATACCGGTGGGAATTTTATGTCCAATAGTTTTGGTACGGGAGCTGCGAGCCATATTGTATATACAGAAAATTCATCATATACACATCAACAAATAGATCAATTTGTTGAAGATTATATGGGCATTACAGAACATCTGGTAATACCAGATCCCAATGGTACCTATATTAACCATATAGACTGCTGGGCGAAATTTCTTGCACCGGACAAAGTACTTGTTAGATCAGTTCCAACCAATCATTCTCAATATAACCAGATTGAGGGTGTTGTTGATTATTTTGAAACCTTAACTTCTCCTTATGGAACTCCCTATAGAATTTACAGAGTTTATACTCCAAATAATCAACCCTACACAAACTCTGTAATAGTAAACGACAAGGTATATGTTCCGATCATGAATAGTACATGGGATAATGCAGCACTTGCTTCCTATGAAGATGCCATGCCAGGTTATGAAGTAGTCGGTTTTTATTCCAGTAGTTGGGTTTCTACTGATGCTATTCATTGCCGGGTAAAAGAGATAGCTGATAGTGGTATGCTTTATATCAGGCATCTGCCTTTTTTAGGCGAGCAACCCTATAATACAGAATATGTGATAGATGCCTATATTTTTCCGTATAGTGGTGAAGCCCTTTATGCAGATTCGTTAAAAGTCTATTATAAGATCAACAGCGGACAATATCAAAGTGTACCTCTGGTTACTACTAATGACTATAATTTTACAGCCGCACTAACGGAGTTTACAGCAGGGGATACGTTATCGTATTATCTCTATGCTTCTGATGGATCAGGCAGAACAGCAAAGCATCCCTTTATTGGTGCACCTGATCCTCACAATTTTGTAGTTGGCTACGAAAGCACCTCTCCTACAATATTACATAATCCTATTACTGAAGTTTATTTAAATGATTTACCGGTAGCTGTTGAAGCTGAAGTAACGGATCCTTCCGGAATAGTATCGGTGGAATTAGAGTATCGTATCAATGGGGAAGAATCACAATTTTTACAGTTCGATAACATTAATGGAGATAGCTATACATGTGATTTCGGTCAAGATCTCAATGTAGAAGATCTGGTTGAATATAAAATAATTGCTACAAATATGTTGGTTCCTGCCCAAACTTCGTATCTTCCTGCAGAAGGATGGTTCTCGTTTATAATTGATATTCGTCAAGTTACAGAGCCTGTTTTTGATCCCGAACAGGGATTATATGAGGAAACAATTAATGTTACTATCGGATGTGATACCCAAGGAGCTGTTATATATTATACATTAGATGAAAGCATCCCTGATGAAGAGAGTCTATTGTATACAGAACCTATATTAATTTCTGAGTCTGTTATTATAAAAGCCATAGCAGTACTTGATCTGTTTCTGCCGAGTGAAATAGCTACTGCAGAATATATGATAGAGGAAGTTTCTACAGATGACATTCCTATAGTAGCTTCTTATAGATTGTTTCCAGCTTATCCTAACCCTTTTAATCCAACAGTTAATATAAGTTTCTCTCTGCCTGAAGCTACTTTTGTCTCGTTGGAGATTTTTAATATTCAGGGTAAGAAAATTAGCACGCTCATTGCAGATTATTATTTTCAAGGCGATCATAGTTTAATTTGGAATGGACGCGACAGTTTGGGTAAAGAAATTGCAGCCGGTGTATATTTCTATCGTATAACGACAGCAGAGTTTGCAGAAACACGGAAGATGATTCTTTTAAAGTAG
- a CDS encoding type III pantothenate kinase has product MQCRYLVIDIGNTNIEIGIYNSQELYCSWRLDSDASRTEDEYYALISSLASENQVDLKNIEICCISSVVPELSRIFEHLITKYLTSKIFNVNAYTVLGLTFPVTDPGFIGADLIVNAYSAWKKYNTNCIICDFGTATTIQLIGKDGYFHGTIISPGVVISSANLFQKASLLTKIQLETPQHTLGTNTRDALLSGIIKGHSLMVDAFIRRIKEDYRDLGEFRVILTGGIAHLIGDNLEEEATIDKTLTIDGLFRICMQHNTPVSS; this is encoded by the coding sequence ATGCAATGCCGATATTTAGTAATTGATATAGGAAATACCAATATTGAGATAGGTATATACAATTCCCAAGAATTGTATTGTTCGTGGCGTTTAGATTCTGATGCTTCCAGAACAGAAGATGAGTACTATGCATTAATCAGTTCACTGGCCAGCGAAAATCAGGTTGATTTAAAGAATATCGAGATATGCTGTATATCTTCTGTGGTTCCTGAATTGAGTCGTATTTTTGAGCATTTAATAACTAAGTATCTTACATCGAAAATATTTAATGTCAATGCCTATACAGTTCTTGGTCTGACGTTTCCTGTGACTGATCCCGGCTTTATAGGGGCTGATTTGATAGTTAATGCTTATTCAGCTTGGAAAAAGTACAATACTAACTGTATTATTTGTGATTTTGGTACTGCAACTACTATTCAGCTAATCGGTAAGGATGGATATTTTCATGGAACAATAATCTCACCCGGAGTGGTTATCAGCTCTGCCAACCTCTTTCAAAAAGCTTCTTTATTAACAAAAATTCAATTAGAAACTCCCCAACATACACTTGGTACTAATACTCGGGATGCGTTGTTGTCCGGTATAATAAAGGGACACTCACTGATGGTGGATGCCTTTATTAGAAGGATAAAAGAAGATTATCGGGATTTAGGAGAATTCAGAGTAATCTTAACCGGAGGTATTGCTCACCTGATAGGGGATAATTTAGAAGAAGAAGCAACAATAGATAAAACACTAACAATTGATGGTCTTTTTCGTATTTGTATGCAACATAACACCCCTGTTAGTAGTTAG